Proteins encoded in a region of the Eubalaena glacialis isolate mEubGla1 chromosome 20, mEubGla1.1.hap2.+ XY, whole genome shotgun sequence genome:
- the HELT gene encoding hairy and enhancer of split-related protein HELT isoform X1, translating to MSGKLKERKRTPVSHKVIEKRRRDRINRCLNELGKTVPMALAKQSSGKLEKAEILEMTVQYLRALHSADFPRGREKELLAEFANYFHYGYHECMKNLVHYLTTVERMETKDTKYARILAFLQSKARLGAEPAFQPLGSLPEPDISYQLHPAGPEFAGHSPGEASVFPQGAAPGSFPWPHGAARSPALPYLPSAPVPLPSPAQQHSPFLTPVQGLDRHYLNLIGHAHPNALNLHTPQHPAVL from the exons ATGTCAGGCAAGCTCAAGGAACGCAAA AGAACCCCCGTTTCCCACAAAGTGATAGAAAAGCGGAGGAGAGACCGGATTAACCGCTGTTTGAACGAGCTGGGCAAGACGGTGCCCATGGCCCTGGCGAAGCAG AGTTCCGGGAAGCTGGAGAAGGCGGAGATCCTCGAGATGACCGTTCAATACCTGAGAGCCCTGCACTCCGCTGATTTTCCCCGGGGAAGGGAAAAAG AACTGCTAGCGGAGTTTGCCAACTACTTCCACTACGGCTACCACGAGTGCATGAAGAACCTGGTGCATTACCTCACCACCGTGGAGAGGATGGAGACCAAGGACACCAAGTACGCGCGCATCCTCGCCTTCTTGCAGTCCAAGGCCCGCTTGGGCGCCGAGCCCGCCTTCCAGCCGCTGGGTTCGCTCCCGGAGCCGGATATCTCTTATCAGCTGCACCCAGCGGGGCCCGAGTTCGCAGGCCACAGCCCTGGTGAGGCGTCCGTGTTCCCGCAGGGCGCGGCCCCAGGGTCCTTCCCCTGGCCACACGGCGCGGCCCGCAGCCCGGCGCTGCCCTACCTGCCCAGCGCGCCCGTGCCGCTTCCGAGCCCCGCGCAGCAGCACAGCCCCTTCCTGACGCCCGTGCAGGGCCTGGACCGGCATTACCTCAACCTGATCGGCCACGCCCACCCCAACGCCCTTAACCTGCACACGCCCCAGCACCCCGCGGTGCTCTGA
- the HELT gene encoding hairy and enhancer of split-related protein HELT isoform X2, with protein sequence MSGKLKERKRTPVSHKVIEKRRRDRINRCLNELGKTVPMALAKQSSGKLEKAEILEMTVQYLRALHSADFPRGREKAELLAEFANYFHYGYHECMKNLVHYLTTVERMETKDTKYARILAFLQSKARLGAEPAFQPLGSLPEPDISYQLHPAGPEFAGHSPGEASVFPQGAAPGSFPWPHGAARSPALPYLPSAPVPLPSPAQQHSPFLTPVQGLDRHYLNLIGHAHPNALNLHTPQHPAVL encoded by the exons ATGTCAGGCAAGCTCAAGGAACGCAAA AGAACCCCCGTTTCCCACAAAGTGATAGAAAAGCGGAGGAGAGACCGGATTAACCGCTGTTTGAACGAGCTGGGCAAGACGGTGCCCATGGCCCTGGCGAAGCAG AGTTCCGGGAAGCTGGAGAAGGCGGAGATCCTCGAGATGACCGTTCAATACCTGAGAGCCCTGCACTCCGCTGATTTTCCCCGGGGAAGGGAAAAAG CAGAACTGCTAGCGGAGTTTGCCAACTACTTCCACTACGGCTACCACGAGTGCATGAAGAACCTGGTGCATTACCTCACCACCGTGGAGAGGATGGAGACCAAGGACACCAAGTACGCGCGCATCCTCGCCTTCTTGCAGTCCAAGGCCCGCTTGGGCGCCGAGCCCGCCTTCCAGCCGCTGGGTTCGCTCCCGGAGCCGGATATCTCTTATCAGCTGCACCCAGCGGGGCCCGAGTTCGCAGGCCACAGCCCTGGTGAGGCGTCCGTGTTCCCGCAGGGCGCGGCCCCAGGGTCCTTCCCCTGGCCACACGGCGCGGCCCGCAGCCCGGCGCTGCCCTACCTGCCCAGCGCGCCCGTGCCGCTTCCGAGCCCCGCGCAGCAGCACAGCCCCTTCCTGACGCCCGTGCAGGGCCTGGACCGGCATTACCTCAACCTGATCGGCCACGCCCACCCCAACGCCCTTAACCTGCACACGCCCCAGCACCCCGCGGTGCTCTGA